One segment of Capnocytophaga sp. oral taxon 878 DNA contains the following:
- a CDS encoding peptidylprolyl isomerase, giving the protein MQNGIYAKITTTKGVILLRLTYAETPATVGNFIALAEGKMKNSQKPIGTPYYNGLTFHRVIPNFMIQGGCPLGTGTGDPGYRFDDEFHPSLKHNKAGVLSMANAGPGTNGSQFFITHLPTPWLDGKHTVFGEVVEGQEVVDAIAQGDKIDTVEIIRVGAEAQNWDALQAFNQQQETKAARLAEEKRKAEAALAQEVVGFQKTESGLYYQITHHGTGKQAVAGKPVSVHYTGMLLDKTVFDSSRRRAEPLRFTVGVGQVIEGWDEGILLLHEGDKARLVIPAHLAYGARGAGGVIPPNATLIFDVELVSVG; this is encoded by the coding sequence CAAAACGGAATTTATGCCAAAATCACTACCACCAAAGGCGTTATACTACTACGCCTCACTTATGCCGAAACCCCTGCTACCGTAGGTAATTTCATCGCCCTTGCCGAAGGAAAAATGAAAAACTCCCAAAAACCAATAGGCACCCCTTATTACAACGGACTTACCTTTCACCGTGTCATCCCTAATTTTATGATACAAGGCGGATGCCCTCTCGGCACCGGCACCGGTGATCCTGGCTATCGCTTCGATGATGAGTTCCACCCTTCATTAAAGCACAACAAGGCAGGCGTCCTCTCTATGGCGAATGCCGGCCCAGGAACCAATGGCAGTCAGTTCTTCATCACCCACCTGCCCACCCCTTGGCTCGATGGTAAGCACACCGTTTTTGGCGAAGTGGTCGAAGGACAAGAAGTGGTCGATGCCATCGCTCAAGGTGATAAAATTGATACTGTCGAAATCATTAGGGTAGGTGCCGAAGCCCAAAACTGGGACGCCCTACAAGCCTTTAACCAACAACAAGAAACCAAAGCCGCTCGCCTTGCCGAAGAAAAACGAAAAGCCGAAGCAGCCCTCGCTCAAGAAGTCGTAGGATTCCAAAAAACCGAAAGCGGTCTATATTACCAAATCACCCACCACGGCACCGGTAAGCAAGCCGTAGCAGGTAAGCCCGTATCAGTACATTACACCGGTATGTTGCTCGATAAAACCGTGTTCGATAGCTCACGCCGCCGTGCCGAGCCGCTTCGCTTCACCGTAGGAGTAGGGCAAGTTATCGAAGGATGGGACGAAGGAATCCTCCTCCTACACGAAGGCGATAAAGCACGCTTGGTAATCCCCGCTCACTTAGCCTATGGCGCCCGCGGTGCAGGAGGCGTAATCCCTCCCAACGCAACCCTTATTTTCGATGTCGAATTAGTCTCCGTAGGCTAA